Within Nematostella vectensis chromosome 1, jaNemVect1.1, whole genome shotgun sequence, the genomic segment GTGTAACTTTGAAAAACAAAGCTTTTTTACAACTTACTTCGTTGAATCTATTGGTCATTCTACCAAGGCTTACAATATCATTTAAGCCTATTTATTATACATCTCAATTCTTTTTtcttgaataaataaatctaaGTTCTTTTCTTTAAGATAAATACCAAATATTCTTTCTTAGAAATATACCTATCAATATATTCATCTTAATACAAGGTTTTATAGtgtcaataaaattatttcaCAATGCAATGTTAGATCGAGTAGACTAGTATTTATAATCACAGAGTTCATAACTGTTTCTCATTTTCTTGAGGGTTTTTAAATACTGCACTGTGGCAAGCTATTGAAATAGCATTGATATCACCTGTTGCTATATTCTTGTGTCTGGTCGAGCGAAATGTTCGCTTGGCGTAACAAATACGTCGGTATAGTATATTTTTCCATCCTATTTTGCTTAAATAAATATCAATTTCCAATAAAGTTCTTCAAGGTTTATGCTGAAGCAGTCACACTTGGAAGTCCCTTCGGATAAACTTGGCAGCCACCGCTGACATGATTCATGACTTGCTCTTTCAGTTCACATACCAATCTCCGTAATTCTTGTGCCTCTGAGACGAGTTTGGTGTTTTTATCCTTCAGCACTTTTACTTTATCTTCGAGTTCTGCTTCTTTCTCCAGCTTCCTCTTACGGCATTTGGAGGCAGCAAGCCGGTTTCTTAGTTTCTTTCGCTCGTTTTTCACCGCTTCCTGTAGGTCTAAATCAATAGGAGGAAGAGGTGGTGTGTGAGGGACGACTTGCGATTGCTCCTCCATCTTTATTTCTCCAAATCTCCCGCGATTGCTAAAACCATAGCTTCCAACGTTAGTGTTGAGCTGTTGCTGTATACTCATAATTATTCCAGGGGTTTGAAACTCCGGGAATATCTGCGAGGCGACATTGTTATTAGCGATCGAATCTAGCGGAAGTGCCTCTGTTGAAATTGTTGTGAGCATGTTCGTGGTATAAGTCGGTGCTGTAATACCCTGAGTACACGCTGGGGCTGGCAAAGGATTGATCATTCTTGTTGCTGCACTCATATTCACAAAATTTGCTTGAGTACTCATCGGTTTTGTTGACTGAATTTCCGTAGTAGCACATGTTTGGTTTAGTGGAAACGCGCTCACTACAGAGCTCGGAGAGCCCTGTTGCTCGTGTAACTTCTGTAATGCTTCTAAGAAACCTCGTGCGTATAATTCTTGTTGCTCTGTCACCGTCAAGTTAGAATTTTTTAGCCCTTGTGGAGTCGGTGTTGTAAGAACACCACAGTTTGCAATTATCAGCTTTTCCAGTTCTGGCGAAGCTAACTTTAGCAAGTTTAAATCTGGCGAAGTTAGGATGGAGTTGTCGAATGAATTCAACGTATTTTGTCTCCTGTTTGAGCCACTGTTGCTAAAATCCAACTTCAAAGCAGTTTTGTCGTACATCGtgttttcagatgaagaatcTATTGGCATAATTTCGTCCTCGTAAAATGGGACGTCCATTCACAGTTTTCTCTTCCGTTTGGGTTTTGCTTAGTTGTTACAACGTAAGCGTAAATCAGCTGTAGTTATGCCGAAACGATGATGTAGCGTATTCCTACCATACTTTTATTTGCTGCGAGCTACTGTGATATTCAAAGGCTATTTCGGTATATGACTTCATCTtagctctgattggctaacgtGATCTTATTATTCTGCATAATCGCTTTTCATTGGTCAATAAACAATTAACGAGTCCCTCGGGAATACTCATGTGACTTCTCGAATTTACTAGTGACGTAATGTTAAAAACACGGATAAACAAAGCGAGTCTCTAGGCCACGACGAATCCATTGTTTCCTCTGGGCGCGGCGGTACTTGTCACGTTTCGCTGTCGTTATTCTATCGGGTGTCAAATTAGATCCAATACCGGAAACTATAAGCTTTCTACGATAAAATGTCCAAATTCAAACTGCAGAGGGATAAGAACTGGCGTTTTTCTCTTCCAAACTCACGTATCGTCTTTCAGGGTCTTTCATTCCGTCGACTTCTTAGCAAC encodes:
- the LOC5521019 gene encoding transcription factor Jun; amino-acid sequence: MDVPFYEDEIMPIDSSSENTMYDKTALKLDFSNSGSNRRQNTLNSFDNSILTSPDLNLLKLASPELEKLIIANCGVLTTPTPQGLKNSNLTVTEQQELYARGFLEALQKLHEQQGSPSSVVSAFPLNQTCATTEIQSTKPMSTQANFVNMSAATRMINPLPAPACTQGITAPTYTTNMLTTISTEALPLDSIANNNVASQIFPEFQTPGIIMSIQQQLNTNVGSYGFSNRGRFGEIKMEEQSQVVPHTPPLPPIDLDLQEAVKNERKKLRNRLAASKCRKRKLEKEAELEDKVKVLKDKNTKLVSEAQELRRLVCELKEQVMNHVSGGCQVYPKGLPSVTASA